From a region of the Leptospira kmetyi serovar Malaysia str. Bejo-Iso9 genome:
- the pseB gene encoding UDP-N-acetylglucosamine 4,6-dehydratase (inverting), translating into MSKSKSILITGGTGSFGKEFTKRILADYPDVKRLVIYSRDELKQYEMSQEFPESKYPQIRYFIGDIRDRERITRALEGIDTVIHAAALKQVPAAEYNPFEAIKTNIIGGQNLIEACIDRGVKKVVALSTDKAAAPVNLYGATKLASDKLFVAANNFKGSHDIKFSVVRYGNVMGSRGSVIPFFLNKKKEGVLPITDERMTRFNITLKEGVDLVLFALENMWGGEIYVPKIPSYRILDVAAAVAPECKTEIVGIRPGEKIHEEMITETDALSTIEFDKYFVILPSFKPTWSIDEFKKFFKGDYCKQGFRYNSGENTEWLTVEELKQLIKDYVVV; encoded by the coding sequence ATGAGTAAAAGTAAGTCGATTTTAATCACTGGTGGAACCGGTTCGTTCGGTAAAGAGTTTACGAAAAGGATCCTTGCCGATTATCCCGATGTTAAAAGATTGGTGATTTATTCAAGGGATGAGCTGAAGCAGTACGAGATGTCTCAGGAATTTCCAGAGAGTAAATATCCTCAGATTCGTTATTTTATCGGGGATATCCGCGATCGCGAGAGAATCACGAGAGCTCTGGAAGGAATCGATACAGTGATTCATGCCGCCGCGTTGAAGCAAGTACCTGCGGCCGAATACAATCCGTTTGAAGCGATTAAAACCAATATTATCGGCGGACAAAATCTAATCGAGGCGTGTATCGACCGCGGAGTGAAGAAAGTGGTGGCTCTTTCCACAGATAAGGCCGCGGCACCAGTGAATTTATACGGAGCTACGAAACTCGCTTCTGATAAACTTTTCGTCGCCGCGAATAATTTTAAAGGTTCTCACGATATAAAATTCTCAGTAGTTCGTTACGGAAACGTTATGGGGAGCAGGGGTTCGGTGATTCCGTTCTTTTTAAATAAGAAGAAGGAAGGCGTTCTTCCGATTACCGATGAAAGAATGACAAGATTCAACATCACTTTAAAAGAGGGTGTGGATCTCGTTCTGTTCGCACTCGAGAATATGTGGGGCGGAGAGATTTACGTGCCGAAAATTCCAAGCTATAGAATCTTAGACGTCGCCGCGGCCGTCGCACCCGAGTGTAAAACGGAGATCGTGGGTATTCGTCCGGGTGAAAAGATTCATGAAGAGATGATTACCGAAACCGACGCGCTCAGCACGATCGAATTCGATAAGTATTTCGTAATATTACCTTCTTTTAAACCGACTTGGTCGATCGACGAATTTAAGAAATTCTTCAAAGGAGACTATTGTAAGCAGGGATTCCGTTACAATAGCGGGGAGAATACGGAATGGCTGACCGTGGAAGAATTGAAACAATTGATCAAGGACTACGTAGTCGTTTGA
- a CDS encoding LA_1612 family putative O-antigen biosynthesis protein produces the protein MFLKIVNKIRNQFLFFFKSEKEWTFPKKSDLVFYDFVGYEAFESYIQVYNPTILYIRGEKLNVPIFLAAFFKGNIGLQGYINEFIRSVKPKLVLTYIDNNPKFYELKKSHPDIITMFVQNGFRGEIGDVFGYLTPQENYNVDYMLTLGVDIGEKYSGYIRGKSVSIGSFKNNKVPKKKSNPVSKINSILFISQYIKRPENEKEPFYVEANGSVYYWEQFYETELILLPFLKRYCFEKNLSIKVCGRTKKNDPDEFNFYKNYFDGLDWAMTSHESLLSSYELIDSAPVTVFVDSTLGYEALARGKKSAAFTSRCRSLKNDSYRFGWPGKLPDNGPFWTNDLDVKAFKRVLDHTIETSEELWQVELKKSGFARVVDFDPNNSRFRDLLDQILVKTNSLN, from the coding sequence TTGTTCCTTAAAATCGTAAATAAAATCCGAAATCAGTTTCTTTTCTTTTTTAAGTCCGAGAAAGAATGGACCTTTCCCAAAAAAAGCGATTTGGTTTTTTACGACTTTGTAGGTTACGAGGCATTCGAAAGTTATATTCAAGTATATAATCCCACGATCCTATACATTCGAGGTGAAAAGCTCAACGTTCCGATCTTTCTTGCGGCTTTCTTCAAAGGGAATATCGGTTTACAAGGTTATATAAACGAATTTATCCGTTCCGTAAAGCCTAAGTTGGTTCTGACTTACATCGACAACAATCCGAAATTCTACGAATTGAAAAAGTCTCATCCGGATATCATTACTATGTTCGTGCAGAACGGTTTTCGAGGGGAGATCGGAGACGTTTTCGGATATCTCACTCCACAAGAGAATTATAATGTAGATTACATGCTCACTTTGGGCGTCGATATCGGAGAAAAATATTCCGGATACATTCGGGGAAAATCGGTTTCCATAGGTTCTTTTAAGAACAATAAGGTTCCGAAAAAGAAATCGAATCCGGTTTCTAAAATTAATTCCATTCTTTTTATCTCCCAATATATCAAACGTCCTGAAAATGAAAAGGAACCGTTTTACGTAGAGGCAAACGGCTCCGTATATTACTGGGAACAATTCTACGAGACGGAATTGATCTTGTTGCCTTTTCTCAAAAGGTATTGTTTCGAGAAAAATCTTTCTATCAAAGTTTGCGGTAGAACGAAAAAAAACGATCCGGACGAATTCAATTTTTATAAAAATTATTTCGACGGATTGGATTGGGCTATGACTTCGCACGAGTCCCTTCTTTCGAGTTATGAGCTGATCGATTCGGCTCCGGTTACTGTTTTTGTGGATTCGACATTGGGATACGAGGCTTTGGCTCGAGGAAAAAAATCCGCGGCCTTTACTTCGCGTTGTCGTTCCTTGAAAAACGATTCTTATCGATTCGGATGGCCGGGAAAGTTGCCCGATAACGGTCCTTTTTGGACCAATGATCTGGACGTTAAAGCTTTCAAACGGGTTTTGGATCATACGATCGAAACATCCGAGGAGTTGTGGCAAGTCGAACTGAAAAAATCAGGATTCGCCAGAGTCGTTGATTTTGATCCGAATAATTCCCGCTTCCGGGATTTGCTGGATCAAATATTAGTAAAAACGAATTCTCTAAATTAG
- a CDS encoding cytidylyltransferase domain-containing protein, whose translation MKLLTVIPARGGSKRLPGKNIKILGDKPLIAWSIEVARGIPEICDILVSTDDPNIAEVAKKFDALVPWLRPPELATDASSSIDVVLHALRWYEKERQKVDGLILLQPTSPLRKKESVENGIDLFVKNEGKKTVLGVSPANPHPLWCFKLENGILKPFQEGGGLHLRSQDLPPAYSVNGSFYLTPKDHLIDQKNFYTDDIIPLISESAAENVDIDTESDWIEAERFLKI comes from the coding sequence TTGAAATTGTTGACCGTCATTCCCGCTCGAGGGGGGTCAAAACGTTTACCCGGAAAGAACATAAAGATTCTCGGAGATAAACCTTTGATCGCTTGGAGCATCGAAGTTGCGAGAGGAATTCCCGAAATATGCGATATCCTAGTTTCCACGGACGATCCGAACATTGCGGAAGTCGCAAAGAAGTTCGATGCATTGGTTCCCTGGTTAAGGCCTCCCGAATTGGCGACCGATGCTTCCAGTTCCATCGACGTTGTCTTACACGCTTTACGTTGGTACGAGAAGGAAAGGCAGAAAGTCGACGGTTTGATTTTGCTCCAGCCGACTTCTCCGCTTCGCAAAAAAGAATCCGTAGAAAATGGAATCGATCTCTTTGTAAAAAACGAAGGAAAGAAAACGGTTCTCGGAGTAAGTCCCGCGAATCCGCATCCTTTGTGGTGTTTCAAATTGGAAAACGGGATTTTAAAGCCGTTTCAAGAAGGCGGCGGTCTTCATTTGAGATCCCAGGATTTACCTCCTGCGTATTCCGTAAACGGATCGTTTTATCTAACACCCAAGGATCATCTGATCGATCAAAAGAATTTTTACACGGACGATATCATTCCTCTGATTTCCGAATCGGCGGCGGAGAATGTGGACATCGATACCGAGTCGGATTGGATCGAAGCGGAACGTTTCTTGAAGATTTAA
- the hisH gene encoding imidazole glycerol phosphate synthase subunit HisH yields the protein MFSRKVLVIDYGVGNLLSVKRGFEYCGADVEISSDPEVIYKAPHVVLPGVGAFANAMVALKERSLIEVIQKIAHRGTPLMAICLGMQMLMDESEEFGITSGLGLIPGRVVPIPALTKEGASHKIPHIGWNELKKPTETAEWNNTILENSHEGDSVYFVHSFMAKPIDPNHRIADCVYGGHSIAAVIGYENVVGCQFHPEKSGEVGLNLLKRFLKF from the coding sequence ATGTTCTCTCGTAAAGTTTTAGTCATCGACTACGGAGTCGGAAATCTGCTCAGTGTTAAACGCGGTTTCGAATATTGCGGAGCCGACGTTGAAATTTCCTCCGATCCCGAAGTTATCTACAAAGCTCCTCATGTCGTGCTACCCGGAGTCGGCGCGTTTGCAAACGCGATGGTTGCATTGAAAGAACGTTCTCTCATAGAAGTCATACAAAAGATCGCCCATAGAGGAACACCTTTGATGGCTATTTGCCTCGGAATGCAGATGCTCATGGACGAAAGCGAAGAATTCGGAATCACTTCCGGATTGGGACTGATTCCCGGAAGAGTGGTTCCGATCCCCGCTCTTACGAAGGAAGGTGCTTCGCACAAGATTCCGCATATCGGTTGGAACGAATTGAAAAAGCCGACCGAAACGGCGGAATGGAATAACACAATATTAGAAAATTCTCATGAAGGAGATTCGGTTTACTTCGTTCATTCTTTTATGGCGAAGCCGATCGATCCAAATCATAGAATCGCCGATTGTGTCTACGGAGGACATTCGATTGCCGCCGTGATCGGATATGAAAACGTGGTGGGTTGCCAGTTCCATCCCGAAAAAAGCGGCGAAGTTGGTTTAAACCTCTTAAAAAGGTTTTTAAAGTTTTGA
- the hisF gene encoding imidazole glycerol phosphate synthase subunit HisF, producing the protein MRKVRLIARLDIKGPNLIKGVHLEGLRVIGSPAEYAHKYYHQGADELIYIDCVASLYGRNNLSEIVEDSVKDIFVPLTVGGGIRSVDDATRLLRSGADKVAINTAAVSNPNLISEISRKFGSQCMVLSVQAKQIADKKWEVYTDNGRERTGLDVIEWVQKAVELGAGEILLTSIDREGTRKGFDTDLVHSVTKVVSVPVIASGGMGTPEHLIDVVKNGEADAVAMADILHYDRSTIGDIRKTAESSGIEVRHYVLS; encoded by the coding sequence ATGAGAAAAGTTCGACTCATTGCAAGACTGGATATAAAAGGTCCCAATCTGATCAAAGGTGTACACCTAGAAGGGTTGAGAGTCATAGGTTCTCCGGCGGAATACGCTCATAAGTATTATCATCAAGGGGCCGATGAATTAATTTACATCGACTGTGTCGCGAGCTTATACGGAAGAAATAATTTAAGCGAGATCGTGGAGGATTCCGTCAAGGATATATTCGTACCGCTTACGGTTGGTGGGGGAATACGATCCGTAGATGACGCCACACGTTTGCTTCGGAGTGGAGCCGATAAGGTCGCGATCAATACCGCGGCCGTTTCGAATCCGAATCTGATTTCCGAAATATCCAGAAAATTCGGAAGTCAGTGTATGGTTTTATCCGTACAAGCGAAACAGATCGCAGATAAAAAATGGGAAGTTTATACGGACAACGGAAGAGAAAGAACCGGCTTGGACGTGATCGAATGGGTGCAAAAAGCGGTGGAGCTCGGTGCCGGTGAAATTTTATTAACTTCGATCGATCGCGAAGGAACTCGAAAAGGTTTCGATACGGATCTCGTCCACTCGGTAACGAAAGTAGTTTCGGTGCCCGTAATCGCAAGTGGCGGAATGGGAACTCCCGAACATCTGATCGACGTGGTAAAAAACGGAGAAGCGGATGCGGTTGCGATGGCCGACATTCTCCATTATGATCGATCTACGATCGGTGACATTCGTAAAACGGCGGAATCTTCCGGAATCGAGGTGAGACACTATGTTCTCTCGTAA
- a CDS encoding N-acetyl sugar amidotransferase, whose protein sequence is MEKRNLIKLYNLPEKVVFCKKCTVSNQRPRITFDEHGVCSACNFAEFKKTQIDWKQREQELVELCKKYKKNNGEYDVIVPCSGGKDGGFVAHQLKYKYGMNPLTVTWAPLKATEIGRKNLDSFIASGFDNVLGTPNGKVTRRLTNLAFTYLGDPFQPFIYGQTNYPMHMAIKHNVSLIMYGENGEVEYGGDMKNAFKPNREIQDHDKHYFSGLPPEFWKDHGVSEQDLRPFMAPAYEDILKNKTEIHFLGYYKFWDPQENFYYCQENTGFTPNSERSEGTYSKYASLDDRIDGFHYYLGYIKFGIGRTTSDTAHEIRDHKITREEGAALVKRYDGEFPKKHYQEFLEYCSITDEEFNEVVDSWRSDHIWENKSGEWNLRHKVWES, encoded by the coding sequence ATGGAAAAACGAAATTTAATAAAGTTATACAACCTTCCCGAAAAGGTAGTCTTTTGTAAAAAATGCACCGTTTCGAACCAAAGACCGAGAATCACTTTCGACGAACACGGAGTATGTTCCGCTTGTAACTTCGCCGAATTTAAAAAGACCCAAATCGATTGGAAACAAAGAGAACAGGAGCTCGTTGAACTTTGTAAAAAATACAAAAAGAACAACGGAGAATACGATGTGATTGTTCCTTGTAGCGGCGGAAAGGACGGCGGGTTCGTCGCTCATCAGCTGAAGTATAAATACGGAATGAATCCTTTGACCGTAACCTGGGCGCCTTTGAAGGCGACGGAAATCGGAAGAAAGAATTTGGATAGTTTTATCGCTTCCGGATTTGATAACGTTCTCGGAACGCCGAACGGAAAAGTGACGAGAAGACTTACGAACCTGGCTTTTACGTACTTAGGCGATCCGTTTCAACCGTTTATCTACGGACAAACGAACTATCCTATGCACATGGCGATTAAACATAACGTTTCTCTAATTATGTATGGGGAAAATGGAGAAGTTGAATACGGCGGCGATATGAAAAACGCCTTTAAACCGAATCGAGAAATACAGGATCATGATAAACATTATTTTTCCGGACTTCCTCCCGAGTTTTGGAAAGACCACGGCGTCAGCGAACAAGATTTAAGACCGTTTATGGCGCCCGCATACGAGGACATTCTTAAGAACAAAACCGAAATTCATTTCTTGGGTTATTATAAATTTTGGGATCCTCAGGAAAATTTTTATTACTGCCAAGAGAATACGGGCTTCACACCGAACTCCGAAAGGTCCGAAGGAACCTATTCTAAATACGCGAGTTTAGACGATCGAATCGACGGCTTCCATTATTATTTGGGTTATATCAAATTCGGAATCGGAAGAACTACCTCGGACACGGCTCATGAAATTAGGGATCATAAGATCACTCGAGAAGAGGGAGCGGCCTTGGTAAAACGATACGACGGTGAATTCCCGAAAAAACACTACCAGGAATTTTTGGAATACTGTTCCATCACCGACGAGGAATTCAACGAAGTCGTGGACAGTTGGAGATCCGATCATATTTGGGAAAACAAATCCGGAGAATGGAACTTAAGACACAAGGTTTGGGAAAGTTAA